One Grus americana isolate bGruAme1 chromosome Z, bGruAme1.mat, whole genome shotgun sequence DNA window includes the following coding sequences:
- the ZCCHC9 gene encoding zinc finger CCHC domain-containing protein 9 isoform X1: protein MTRWARRNGAPGEKALHATPWEEMVSGRGGRGGRLGPLCLKKEQEKRKKKNKKKKDYLNEDVNGFAAYLKQSSGGGEVAEAGSAELEREVAIALKKDKRREDRRLKRQEMKKNAMVCFHCREPGHGVADCPAVLESEDMGTGICYRCGSTEHDISKCKAKVDPAVGAFPYAKCFICGEMGHLSRSCPDNPKGLYAEGDGCRLCGSVEHFRKDCPEKQNSDQVTVGRWAIGMSADYEEITETPRLQKPKVKVPKVVSF, encoded by the exons ATGACCAGATGGGCTCGCCGAAACGGCGCTCCCGGGGAAAAGGCGCTGCATGCGACCCCCTGGGAGGAGATGgtgagcggccgcggggggcgggggggccgcTTGGGCCCTCTCTGCCTGAAGAAGGagcaagagaagaggaagaagaagaacaaaaagaaaaaggactaTCTGAACGAAGACGTGAATGGGTTTGCGGCCTATCTGAAGCAGAGCTCCGGGGGTGGTGAAGTGGCCGAAGCCGGCAGCGCCGAGTTAGAGAGGGAGGTAGCAATAGCCTTGAAGAAGGACAAGCGGCGGGAGGATAGGAGGCTGAAGAGgcaagaaatgaagaaaaatgcaatg gtgtGTTTCCACTGTAGAGAACCTGGCCATGGTGTTGCTGATTGTCCTGCAGTACTTGAAAGTGAAGATATGGGTACAGGAATCTGTTACCGGTGCGGATCCACAGAACATGACATcagcaaatgcaaagcaaaagtaGATCCAGCGGTTG GAGCATTTCCATACGCGAAATGTTTCATCTGTGGTGAGATGGGGCATCTGTCAAGGTCATGTCCAGATAATCCCAAAGGATTGTATGCCGAAG GTGATGGCTGCAGACTTTGTGGTTCTGTGGAGCACTTCAGAAAAGACTGTCCGGAAAAACAGAACTCAG ATCAGGTTACGGTTGGGCGATGGGCCATTGGAATGAGTGCAGATTATGAAGAAATCACAGAAACACCAAGGCTGCAAAAACCAAAAGTGAAAGTACccaaagttgtttctttttga
- the ZCCHC9 gene encoding zinc finger CCHC domain-containing protein 9 isoform X3, whose amino-acid sequence MTRWARRNGAPGEKALHATPWEEMVSGRGGRGGRLGPLCLKKEQEKRKKKNKKKKDYLNEDVNGFAAYLKQSSGGGEVAEAGSAELEREVAIALKKDKRREDRRLKRQEMKKNAMVCFHCREPGHGVADCPAVLESEDMGTGICYRCGSTEHDISKCKAKVDPAVGAFPYAKCFICGEMGHLSRSCPDNPKGLYAEGDGCRLCGSVEHFRKDCPEKQNSGWWYWQLLKTPCGGTCSRQERRRGQEICTAGFTSE is encoded by the exons ATGACCAGATGGGCTCGCCGAAACGGCGCTCCCGGGGAAAAGGCGCTGCATGCGACCCCCTGGGAGGAGATGgtgagcggccgcggggggcgggggggccgcTTGGGCCCTCTCTGCCTGAAGAAGGagcaagagaagaggaagaagaagaacaaaaagaaaaaggactaTCTGAACGAAGACGTGAATGGGTTTGCGGCCTATCTGAAGCAGAGCTCCGGGGGTGGTGAAGTGGCCGAAGCCGGCAGCGCCGAGTTAGAGAGGGAGGTAGCAATAGCCTTGAAGAAGGACAAGCGGCGGGAGGATAGGAGGCTGAAGAGgcaagaaatgaagaaaaatgcaatg gtgtGTTTCCACTGTAGAGAACCTGGCCATGGTGTTGCTGATTGTCCTGCAGTACTTGAAAGTGAAGATATGGGTACAGGAATCTGTTACCGGTGCGGATCCACAGAACATGACATcagcaaatgcaaagcaaaagtaGATCCAGCGGTTG GAGCATTTCCATACGCGAAATGTTTCATCTGTGGTGAGATGGGGCATCTGTCAAGGTCATGTCCAGATAATCCCAAAGGATTGTATGCCGAAG GTGATGGCTGCAGACTTTGTGGTTCTGTGGAGCACTTCAGAAAAGACTGTCCGGAAAAACAGAACTCAG GGTGGTGGTACtggcagcttttaaaaactCCGTGTGGAGGCACGTGTTCAAGACAGGAGAGAAGGAGGGGACAGGAGATCTGTACAGCTGGGTTCACAAGCGAATAA
- the ZCCHC9 gene encoding zinc finger CCHC domain-containing protein 9 isoform X2, whose product MTRWARRNGAPGEKALHATPWEEMVSGRGGRGGRLGPLCLKKEQEKRKKKNKKKKDYLNEDVNGFAAYLKQSSGGGEVAEAGSAELEREVAIALKKDKRREDRRLKRQEMKKNAMVCFHCREPGHGVADCPAVLESEDMGTGICYRCGSTEHDISKCKAKVDPAVGAFPYAKCFICGEMGHLSRSCPDNPKGLYAEGDGCRLCGSVEHFRKDCPEKQNSVAGWWYWQLLKTPCGGTCSRQERRRGQEICTAGFTSE is encoded by the exons ATGACCAGATGGGCTCGCCGAAACGGCGCTCCCGGGGAAAAGGCGCTGCATGCGACCCCCTGGGAGGAGATGgtgagcggccgcggggggcgggggggccgcTTGGGCCCTCTCTGCCTGAAGAAGGagcaagagaagaggaagaagaagaacaaaaagaaaaaggactaTCTGAACGAAGACGTGAATGGGTTTGCGGCCTATCTGAAGCAGAGCTCCGGGGGTGGTGAAGTGGCCGAAGCCGGCAGCGCCGAGTTAGAGAGGGAGGTAGCAATAGCCTTGAAGAAGGACAAGCGGCGGGAGGATAGGAGGCTGAAGAGgcaagaaatgaagaaaaatgcaatg gtgtGTTTCCACTGTAGAGAACCTGGCCATGGTGTTGCTGATTGTCCTGCAGTACTTGAAAGTGAAGATATGGGTACAGGAATCTGTTACCGGTGCGGATCCACAGAACATGACATcagcaaatgcaaagcaaaagtaGATCCAGCGGTTG GAGCATTTCCATACGCGAAATGTTTCATCTGTGGTGAGATGGGGCATCTGTCAAGGTCATGTCCAGATAATCCCAAAGGATTGTATGCCGAAG GTGATGGCTGCAGACTTTGTGGTTCTGTGGAGCACTTCAGAAAAGACTGTCCGGAAAAACAGAACTCAG TTGCAGGGTGGTGGTACtggcagcttttaaaaactCCGTGTGGAGGCACGTGTTCAAGACAGGAGAGAAGGAGGGGACAGGAGATCTGTACAGCTGGGTTCACAAGCGAATAA